In Paenibacillus sp. BIC5C1, a genomic segment contains:
- a CDS encoding ABC transporter permease: MNNYIVRRIAQAIPLLFVISIVSFTLIKLAPGDPVLSFVTPNMGAEDVERIRQNLGLDQPMYVQYFVWLKNVLSGDLGYSLVNHRPVAEMIIERLPATFGLMGASLLLSLLISIPLSMIAGSRQNSLFDRGLSLISYIGISIPSFWFGMMLIYFFAVELHWLPSMGMRTVGMDSAWDIIKHGILPCTVLTFMNVSVYMRYIRSNTISQLEEDYVQIQYAYGATKGTVLLRHVLKNVLLPVITILGMSLPELIAGAFITESVFSWPGMGSLGISAVHGLDYPIIMGITMMSSVLLVVGNLVADILYGVVDPRIKTTG; the protein is encoded by the coding sequence GTGAACAACTATATTGTCCGGAGGATCGCACAAGCGATCCCTCTTCTTTTTGTAATCTCCATCGTATCGTTCACCTTGATCAAGCTGGCGCCGGGCGATCCGGTGCTTTCCTTTGTTACCCCGAATATGGGGGCAGAAGATGTGGAGCGTATTCGGCAAAACCTCGGACTTGATCAACCGATGTACGTGCAATATTTCGTATGGCTCAAAAATGTACTGTCTGGCGACCTTGGTTATTCATTGGTAAACCATCGCCCGGTTGCCGAAATGATTATTGAACGATTGCCCGCTACGTTTGGATTGATGGGGGCATCGCTATTGTTGTCTTTGCTGATCTCCATTCCGCTGAGCATGATTGCGGGTTCGCGTCAGAACAGTCTGTTTGACCGTGGACTCAGCTTAATCTCGTATATCGGGATATCGATTCCTAGCTTCTGGTTCGGTATGATGCTGATCTATTTCTTTGCAGTAGAGCTGCACTGGTTACCAAGCATGGGTATGCGAACGGTAGGTATGGACTCCGCTTGGGATATAATCAAACACGGCATTTTGCCATGTACCGTATTGACCTTCATGAACGTATCCGTGTACATGCGGTATATTCGTTCGAATACGATCAGTCAACTGGAAGAGGACTATGTTCAAATTCAGTATGCCTATGGCGCAACCAAAGGAACGGTACTGCTTCGTCACGTGCTCAAAAATGTACTGCTGCCTGTAATCACCATTCTCGGCATGTCTTTGCCAGAGCTGATTGCGGGAGCGTTTATTACGGAGTCCGTTTTCTCATGGCCGGGAATGGGATCTCTCGGGATCTCGGCGGTTCATGGTCTGGATTATCCGATTATTATGGGCATTACGATGATGTCCTCTGTGCTGCTGGTCGTCGGAAACCTGGTAGCTGATATCTTATATGGCGTGGTAGATCCACGAATCAAGACAACGGGGTGA
- a CDS encoding ABC transporter permease, which produces MNSMRWRNLRTQFRQQKLGLAAVIILGIFVLASLFAFLSPHDPNEIVVMERLQQPSADHWFGTDDYGRDYLARALYGGRVSLAVGFLSMAIAVIVGTLVGTVSGYFGGWVDNTLMRIVDVLMSIPSFFLMLILNAYLKPGIGTIIVIIGVLSWMNIARIVRAEAMSVKQREYVLYARVSGQKPGRIIMKHIIPNIIPTIIVAATINIASAILMESSLSFLGLGVKQPNSSWGSMLNDAQGFISEAPYMAIFPGLFILLTVLSFNFLGDVFRVAFEPKANKR; this is translated from the coding sequence ATGAATTCAATGCGCTGGCGTAATTTACGGACGCAGTTCCGACAGCAGAAACTGGGCCTTGCGGCTGTCATCATATTGGGCATCTTTGTGCTCGCATCCCTGTTTGCGTTTCTGTCCCCACATGATCCTAATGAAATTGTAGTGATGGAGCGGCTTCAACAGCCAAGTGCAGATCACTGGTTTGGTACGGACGATTACGGACGGGATTATTTGGCTCGGGCGTTGTACGGAGGACGAGTGTCTCTCGCCGTAGGTTTTTTGTCGATGGCAATCGCCGTTATTGTGGGAACACTTGTAGGTACGGTTAGTGGTTATTTTGGCGGCTGGGTAGATAATACGTTGATGCGTATTGTTGATGTGCTCATGTCGATTCCATCCTTCTTTCTGATGCTGATCCTGAACGCATATCTTAAGCCTGGGATCGGTACGATTATTGTCATTATCGGGGTGCTGAGCTGGATGAATATAGCCCGGATTGTCAGGGCTGAGGCGATGTCGGTCAAGCAGCGGGAATACGTACTTTATGCACGAGTATCGGGTCAAAAGCCTGGTCGGATCATCATGAAGCACATTATTCCCAACATTATTCCAACCATTATTGTCGCTGCAACCATCAACATCGCAAGTGCGATTCTGATGGAATCATCGCTAAGCTTCCTCGGACTGGGTGTTAAACAGCCAAACTCTTCTTGGGGCAGTATGTTGAATGACGCACAGGGCTTTATTAGTGAAGCGCCATATATGGCGATCTTCCCGGGATTGTTTATTTTGCTGACGGTGCTGTCGTTTAACTTCCTGGGAGATGTGTTCCGCGTAGCCTTCGAGCCTAAAGCGAACAAGCGATAG
- a CDS encoding ABC transporter ATP-binding protein: MTDLLSVKQLKTSFATREGEVQSVRGVSFTLKEGEVVGLVGESGSGKSVTARSLIRLIQSPGRITDGQILFRGEDLLTKSDNELRKIRGNRISMIFQDPMTSLNPVVRVGKQMTEVIRRHRKMDKLAARKEAIELLRQVGIPSPEERIDQYPHEFSGGMRQRVMIAMALSCKPELLIADEPTTALDVTIQAQILQLMQGLKESTQTSILMITHDLGVVAQVCTRVIVMYGGLIMEEGPVERIFAHPQHPYTQGLLRSIPKHGEEGGRQRLATIEGTLPNLLHPPTGCPFMERCPHAMEVCKQMPAYTETAPGHRALCWLLDDEGREQQQVQTGASSEEVGQ; this comes from the coding sequence ATGACAGATTTATTATCGGTCAAACAACTGAAAACGTCCTTTGCAACCCGGGAAGGTGAGGTACAGTCCGTCCGGGGTGTGAGTTTTACGTTAAAAGAAGGCGAAGTGGTTGGACTGGTCGGCGAGTCCGGCAGTGGAAAAAGTGTAACTGCCCGTTCGCTGATTCGGCTGATCCAGTCGCCAGGCCGGATTACGGATGGTCAGATTCTGTTCCGCGGAGAGGATCTGCTGACCAAGTCGGACAATGAACTGCGCAAAATCCGGGGCAACCGCATCTCGATGATTTTCCAGGACCCGATGACATCACTTAATCCAGTCGTTCGTGTAGGCAAACAGATGACAGAGGTCATTCGTCGTCACCGGAAAATGGACAAGTTGGCTGCACGCAAGGAAGCAATTGAGTTGCTGCGACAAGTGGGCATTCCTTCCCCGGAAGAACGAATTGATCAATACCCACATGAGTTTAGCGGGGGCATGAGACAGCGGGTAATGATCGCCATGGCCTTGTCCTGCAAGCCGGAGTTATTGATAGCGGATGAACCGACGACAGCGCTGGATGTGACCATTCAGGCACAGATTTTGCAGCTGATGCAAGGACTGAAAGAGTCTACGCAGACGTCCATTCTGATGATTACGCATGACCTTGGTGTTGTTGCTCAGGTCTGTACCCGAGTGATCGTGATGTACGGTGGACTTATTATGGAAGAGGGACCAGTGGAGCGAATTTTCGCTCATCCGCAGCATCCGTATACTCAGGGATTGCTGCGCTCCATTCCGAAGCACGGCGAGGAAGGTGGACGCCAGCGGCTGGCAACCATTGAAGGTACACTGCCCAATCTGCTTCATCCACCAACTGGATGTCCGTTTATGGAACGTTGCCCACACGCCATGGAAGTATGCAAACAGATGCCTGCGTATACCGAGACTGCACCTGGTCATCGAGCGCTATGCTGGTTGCTGGACGATGAGGGTCGGGAACAACAACAAGTACAAACAGGAGCATCGTCAGAGGAGGTGGGGCAATGA
- a CDS encoding ABC transporter ATP-binding protein: MSTGTDQREVLLDVRGLKKHFPVRGAGKGKDVVKAVDNVSFHIHKGETFGLVGESGCGKSTTGRSIVRLYDVTDGSIMFGGQDVAKMNERQLKPFRKRMQTIFQDPYSSLNPGMNVLQIISEPMEIHNYASKAEMKGRALDLMNRVGLKPEHAERYPHEFSGGQRQRISIARALSVNPEFILCDEPLSALDVSVQAQVVNMLEDLQAELGLTYLFIAHDLSMVRHISNRIGVMYRGKLVEVAPTEELYRNPVHPYTQALLAAIPVPDPTVRNVMPPIYSGDTNPSARGRDEEPEWMEVSPGHFVSGYRDRI; encoded by the coding sequence ATGAGTACAGGGACCGATCAGCGTGAAGTGCTGCTGGACGTGCGTGGCCTGAAAAAACATTTTCCGGTACGTGGTGCTGGCAAAGGCAAAGACGTCGTGAAAGCCGTGGATAACGTCAGTTTTCATATTCACAAAGGAGAAACGTTTGGACTGGTCGGTGAATCCGGCTGTGGCAAATCAACGACTGGACGAAGCATCGTAAGACTTTATGATGTGACGGACGGAAGCATTATGTTTGGCGGACAGGACGTTGCGAAGATGAATGAACGCCAGTTGAAGCCATTTCGCAAACGGATGCAGACGATTTTTCAGGACCCCTATTCTTCACTAAATCCGGGTATGAATGTCCTGCAGATTATTAGTGAACCGATGGAAATTCATAATTATGCTTCCAAGGCAGAGATGAAGGGGCGAGCGCTTGACCTGATGAACCGTGTGGGTCTGAAGCCAGAGCATGCGGAGCGTTATCCACATGAATTCAGTGGGGGGCAGCGTCAGCGGATTAGTATTGCCCGTGCATTATCGGTGAACCCGGAGTTCATTTTGTGTGATGAGCCGTTATCCGCTCTGGATGTGTCCGTACAGGCACAGGTGGTCAATATGCTTGAAGATTTGCAGGCAGAGCTGGGACTGACCTATTTGTTCATTGCCCATGATCTGTCCATGGTACGTCACATCTCGAACCGAATCGGTGTGATGTATCGCGGTAAGCTGGTGGAAGTAGCACCAACAGAAGAACTGTACCGTAATCCGGTACATCCGTATACCCAGGCACTGCTGGCGGCAATTCCTGTACCTGATCCAACGGTGCGGAACGTGATGCCGCCGATCTACAGTGGAGATACCAACCCATCCGCTCGAGGACGGGATGAAGAACCGGAGTGGATGGAAGTTTCACCAGGACACTTTGTATCCGGCTATCGAGACAGGATATAA
- a CDS encoding MBL fold metallo-hydrolase, whose protein sequence is MNQLTFLGTGDAMGVPRVYCDCDVCTEARLTGINRRKRAAVLIQSDGEHEPFMIDCGPDWRSQMEDQGMRMVQTLLITHAHFDHIGGLPEWADACRWLGVKGQLYAPREVIATIQSQFPWLGRHMNFLETDANIELGGWKVHSWKVCHGHNGYSYAYRLEREGYTWAYCSDAIDLKASEKQPLYGLDLLILGTSFVHELAEFSTRSVYDMVEAQELLQELKPGQTYFTHMSHDVDVRQNYDLAQGITLALTGLKVKLGE, encoded by the coding sequence ATGAATCAGCTAACATTTCTGGGAACCGGGGATGCGATGGGTGTTCCGCGGGTGTATTGTGATTGTGACGTTTGCACAGAAGCCCGGCTTACGGGGATCAATCGCCGCAAACGTGCTGCTGTTTTGATTCAAAGTGATGGAGAGCACGAACCTTTCATGATTGACTGCGGACCGGACTGGAGATCACAGATGGAAGACCAGGGGATGCGGATGGTGCAGACGTTGCTGATCACACATGCGCATTTTGATCACATTGGAGGCTTGCCCGAATGGGCAGATGCGTGCCGCTGGTTGGGTGTAAAAGGACAGTTGTATGCACCACGGGAGGTGATCGCAACCATCCAGAGTCAATTTCCATGGCTCGGTCGTCATATGAATTTCCTGGAAACGGATGCGAATATCGAGCTCGGTGGATGGAAGGTGCACTCCTGGAAAGTTTGTCACGGTCATAATGGCTACTCGTATGCTTATCGATTGGAGCGTGAAGGATACACCTGGGCGTATTGCTCGGATGCCATTGATTTGAAGGCTTCGGAGAAGCAGCCCTTGTACGGATTGGATCTGTTGATACTCGGAACGAGCTTTGTTCATGAACTTGCGGAATTCTCCACACGCTCGGTGTACGATATGGTTGAGGCGCAGGAGCTGTTGCAGGAATTGAAGCCGGGCCAGACCTATTTTACACATATGTCTCACGACGTCGATGTACGCCAGAATTATGATCTGGCTCAGGGGATTACGTTGGCACTTACTGGTCTGAAGGTGAAGCTGGGAGAATAG
- a CDS encoding RNA polymerase sigma factor, producing MAFVKSVDCRINRPHDDKQVEPYSHSDVQVGYTLEQTIEAALPSLLGSLYAYCMSLTGSVWETEDLVQDTCVKALSFSATRRTGMTEDMNWEAYLIRVARNTWIDAIRKRENLASKLESMKPFMQEFEEEERFEEVESAVQILVDELPPWQRAIYMLRDLMGYTTVETAELLDTTEGAVKAALSRARSSLAKVRHSLNETDADQTNPLEEHQQNREELRSYLLAFRSGNTARLIDLCLNQTDDPMAVAGTILQQTLPSQSMQPVMYSYSSSGTNSMSYGGGYMVTMVA from the coding sequence ATGGCCTTTGTGAAGTCCGTGGATTGCAGAATCAACAGACCACATGATGATAAACAGGTTGAACCATATAGCCATTCCGATGTTCAAGTCGGATATACGTTAGAGCAAACGATTGAAGCTGCACTTCCGAGCCTGCTGGGCTCGTTGTACGCCTATTGCATGTCATTGACTGGTTCAGTCTGGGAGACGGAGGATCTGGTCCAGGATACATGTGTTAAAGCACTATCCTTTTCAGCTACCCGAAGAACGGGAATGACAGAGGACATGAACTGGGAAGCCTATCTCATCCGTGTTGCACGCAACACCTGGATTGACGCCATACGGAAGCGTGAGAACTTGGCAAGCAAATTGGAAAGCATGAAGCCATTTATGCAAGAATTTGAGGAAGAAGAGCGATTCGAGGAAGTCGAGTCCGCTGTTCAAATCCTTGTGGATGAACTGCCACCGTGGCAGCGAGCGATATATATGTTACGTGATTTGATGGGATACACGACGGTAGAGACTGCTGAACTGTTGGACACGACGGAAGGGGCGGTCAAAGCTGCCCTGAGTCGTGCCCGCTCTTCTCTGGCGAAAGTGAGGCACAGCCTGAACGAAACGGATGCTGATCAGACCAATCCATTGGAAGAGCATCAGCAAAATCGGGAGGAACTGCGCAGTTATTTACTGGCGTTCCGTAGCGGTAATACAGCTCGCTTAATTGATTTATGCCTGAATCAGACCGATGATCCGATGGCTGTGGCGGGAACGATTTTGCAGCAGACTCTGCCGTCTCAATCGATGCAACCAGTGATGTACAGTTATTCAAGCTCCGGTACGAATTCAATGTCGTATGGGGGAGGATATATGGTCACCATGGTTGCGTAA
- the clpP gene encoding ATP-dependent Clp endopeptidase proteolytic subunit ClpP — translation MNVVPYVVEQTARGERSYDIYSRLLKDRIIMVSGEIEDQMANAIVAQLLFLTAEDPEKDIQMYINSPGGSVTAGFSIYDTMQFVKPDISTICTGMAASFGTILLVGGTKGKRLALPNSEIMIHQPLGGTRGQASDMLIHANRIIQHRQRLNKLLADHTGQPMERIEKDTDRDYFLTAAEAVEYGLVDKVIISS, via the coding sequence ATGAACGTGGTACCTTATGTTGTTGAACAGACAGCCCGTGGAGAGCGGAGCTATGATATTTATTCCCGTTTGCTGAAAGATCGGATCATTATGGTATCCGGCGAAATTGAGGATCAGATGGCCAATGCGATCGTTGCCCAGTTGTTGTTTCTGACCGCAGAGGACCCAGAGAAGGATATTCAGATGTATATTAACAGTCCTGGTGGTTCCGTGACTGCCGGATTCTCCATCTATGACACGATGCAATTCGTGAAACCTGACATTTCTACGATTTGCACAGGCATGGCAGCCAGCTTCGGTACGATTCTGCTGGTTGGTGGAACAAAAGGAAAACGGTTGGCGTTGCCAAACAGCGAAATCATGATTCACCAGCCGCTTGGCGGAACACGGGGGCAGGCCTCGGATATGCTGATTCATGCCAACCGAATTATCCAGCACCGTCAGCGCCTTAATAAGCTGCTTGCCGATCATACGGGACAGCCGATGGAGCGGATTGAAAAGGATACAGACCGAGATTACTTCCTGACCGCTGCGGAAGCCGTCGAGTATGGTCTGGTGGATAAGGTCATAATCAGTTCGTAA
- a CDS encoding GntR family transcriptional regulator, which yields MNILISNASNDPIYMQILTQIRQSILSGELVAGESLPSIRQLAKDLQVSVITTKRVYEELEKEKLIDSVVGKGCFVSGVNQDFIRERRMKQMEEKMQEIIRESKELGMSSQDLIDHLTLLFEEEQTP from the coding sequence ATTAATATACTAATATCAAACGCATCGAACGATCCGATCTACATGCAGATTCTGACCCAGATTAGACAGAGCATTTTAAGCGGGGAACTGGTTGCAGGGGAGAGCCTCCCCTCCATCCGTCAACTTGCAAAGGATCTGCAGGTCAGTGTAATTACTACCAAACGTGTCTATGAAGAACTGGAGAAAGAGAAACTGATTGATTCTGTTGTTGGTAAGGGGTGCTTCGTCTCAGGAGTCAATCAGGACTTTATTCGGGAGCGACGGATGAAACAAATGGAAGAGAAGATGCAAGAAATCATTCGTGAGAGTAAGGAACTAGGTATGAGTTCACAAGATTTAATCGATCATCTTACTTTGCTGTTTGAGGAGGAACAAACACCATGA
- a CDS encoding ABC transporter ATP-binding protein gives MNAIELRNVTKTYPLFKVDNISLDVKKGYITGLIGPNGAGKSTLIKMIIGLIYPDTGSIKTLGSEMHNQEVNIKQRIGIVSDDCFYYEHLTIHEMRRMIAPFYKKWDDKTFNTYLEHFELSPRKKIRELSKGMKIKFSLAVALSHDAELLIMDEPTSGLDPVFRRELLDLLADMIQNETKSIIFSTHITTDLERIADYIMFMNQGKLIFNEVKDDVLERYTIVKGDMDLLDSDTRSQFVGIRETAVGFEGLADNRAEAERLFGNYALLHRPSLEDLIYFTAKGERHHA, from the coding sequence ATGAATGCAATTGAGTTACGCAATGTAACAAAAACGTATCCATTATTTAAAGTTGATAATATATCTTTAGATGTAAAAAAGGGATATATTACTGGACTCATTGGTCCGAATGGGGCTGGGAAGAGCACACTTATCAAAATGATCATTGGCCTGATTTATCCTGACACTGGGAGTATAAAAACGCTGGGTAGTGAGATGCACAATCAGGAAGTTAACATTAAGCAGCGCATAGGTATAGTGTCAGATGACTGTTTTTACTATGAGCATCTTACAATACATGAAATGAGAAGAATGATTGCCCCATTCTATAAGAAGTGGGACGACAAAACATTTAATACCTATCTTGAGCATTTCGAGTTGTCCCCCAGAAAAAAAATCCGAGAGTTGTCCAAAGGCATGAAAATCAAATTTTCCCTTGCTGTAGCCTTATCCCATGACGCTGAGCTTCTCATTATGGATGAACCCACATCCGGACTAGATCCTGTATTTAGAAGGGAACTCCTTGATCTGCTTGCAGATATGATACAGAACGAAACCAAATCCATTATTTTCTCCACTCATATCACGACCGATTTGGAGCGTATTGCAGACTATATTATGTTCATGAATCAAGGGAAACTTATATTCAATGAAGTAAAAGATGATGTACTCGAAAGATATACTATCGTAAAAGGGGATATGGATCTGCTTGATTCGGATACTCGAAGTCAATTCGTCGGAATCCGTGAGACCGCGGTTGGTTTTGAAGGCTTGGCAGATAACAGGGCGGAGGCAGAACGATTATTTGGTAATTATGCTCTTTTACATAGACCCTCGCTCGAAGACCTTATCTATTTTACGGCCAAGGGGGAACGGCATCATGCTTAA
- a CDS encoding ABC-2 transporter permease, translating into MLNLLRKDFIALKSSLWMIPFYLVVFSFAFIPQIEMSMYFVGIYTAFGSMILATTIDIKNYNHNFLVTLPLSRKNIVKAKYLSAILYALFGVLASYGIHSLVNINYPELNKPDYSVMDILISLGMVLVLVSIYLPLFYAFSKKGAGIINMVFMIVLIIMAQPAAFLISKAGENGMDRASVYVFVSVCILLLFIASYFVTVRLFARKDL; encoded by the coding sequence ATGCTTAACTTGCTTCGCAAAGATTTTATAGCTTTAAAAAGCTCCCTATGGATGATTCCTTTTTACCTTGTTGTATTCAGCTTCGCATTTATACCCCAAATTGAAATGTCGATGTATTTCGTAGGAATCTATACTGCTTTCGGTTCGATGATCCTTGCAACCACGATTGATATTAAAAATTACAATCATAATTTTCTCGTTACGCTTCCGCTTAGCCGCAAGAACATTGTGAAAGCCAAGTACCTGTCTGCCATTTTGTATGCTCTTTTCGGAGTGTTGGCTTCATATGGGATTCACTCGCTCGTTAATATAAATTATCCCGAGCTGAACAAGCCTGATTATTCGGTAATGGACATTTTGATTTCTTTAGGAATGGTGCTTGTCTTAGTTTCGATCTATTTACCTCTTTTTTACGCCTTTAGCAAAAAGGGAGCCGGAATTATTAATATGGTATTCATGATCGTTCTCATTATTATGGCGCAACCTGCGGCCTTCCTCATAAGTAAGGCGGGCGAGAATGGAATGGATCGTGCTTCTGTTTATGTTTTTGTTTCAGTTTGCATTCTTCTGTTGTTCATTGCCTCCTATTTTGTAACGGTCCGTCTGTTTGCACGGAAGGACCTATAG